A single region of the Acanthopagrus latus isolate v.2019 chromosome 11, fAcaLat1.1, whole genome shotgun sequence genome encodes:
- the tbxa2r gene encoding thromboxane A2 receptor isoform X1, whose protein sequence is MDFSTPPLSNYTPVCYSINNPPFNYTSPVASKYFSSVFTALGLTSNLIAFIALLKSFRRTQSRSRSFFLIFLGGLVVTDFMGLLVTGSIVISFHLTGFDWRKLDPNCHFCNFMGMSMVFYGLCPLLLGAAMAVERFMGINCPFARSTSMPKCRTVSMVLMVWLIAGCISLLPLTGVGSYHMQIPGSWCFFNISAEGNDMAFSLLFSLVGLTSIAVSFLLNTVSVVTLIKVCCGQDRTQRRRDHEVEMLIQLILIMVIASICWCPLLVFIAQTVLSRSRLQIRYLLLWIRFATWNQILDPWVYILFRRAVLKRIYPRFDMHRDSIMSLYPSFRDTVRRFTRSSLGSALGSDDLGEMEKSNATSTQKEPAPSS, encoded by the exons ATGGATTTCTCGACCCCGCCTCTCTCCAACTACACCCCGGTCTGCTACTCCATCAACAACCCTCCATTCAATTATACGTCCCCAGTCGCCTCAAAATACTTCTCATCCGTCTTTACCGCTCTGGGTCTTACCTCCAATCTCATCGCCTTCATTGCTCTCCTCAAGTCCTTTCGTCGGACGCAAAGCCGCTCACGCTCCTTCTTCCTGATTTTCCTTGGTGGCCTGGTGGTCACTGACTTCATGGGTCTTCTGGTCACAGGCTCCATTGTGATCTCCTTCCATCTCACAGGTTTTGATTGGCGCAAGTTAGATCCAAACTGCCACTTCTGCAACTTCATGGGAATGTCTATGGTCTTCTATGGGCTTTGTCCACTGCTGCTTGGTGCCGCCATGGCCGTGGAACGCTTCATGGGCATCAACTGTCCATTTGCACGCTCCACCAGCATGCCCAAGTGCCGGACAGTCTccatggtgctgatggtgtggTTGATCGCCGGCTGCATATCTCTGCTGCCCCTAACCGGCGTTGGAAGCTATCACATGCAGATACCCGGCTCCTGGTGCTTCTTCAACATCAGCGCTGAGGGAAACGACATGgccttctccctcctcttctccctggTCGGGCTGACGAGCATCGCTGTGTCATTTTTGCTGAACACAGTGAGCGTGGTGACCCTGATCAAGGTGTGCTGTGGCCAGGACAGGACACAGCGCCGCCGAGATCATGAAGTGGAGATGTTGATTCAGCTCATCCTCATCATGGTCATCGCTTCTATCTGCTGGTGCCCCCTACTG GTCTTTATCGCACAAACTGTGCTATCCAGAAGCCGGCTCCAAATCAGATACCTACTGCTATGGATACGCTTCGCAACCTGGAACCAGATCCTGGACCCGTGGGTATACATCCTGTTTCGCAGGGCAGTACTTAAGAGAATCTACCCCCGTTTCGACATGCATCGGGACTCCATCATGAGCTTGTACCCGTCTTTCAGAGACACAGTCCGCAGGTTCACTCGCTCCTCGCTCGGGAGTGCTCTGGGCTCGGATGACttgggagagatggagaaatcAAATGCCACATCTACACAGAAGGAGCCAGCTCCTTCTTCGTGA
- the tbxa2r gene encoding thromboxane A2 receptor isoform X2, translating into MDFSTPPLSNYTPVCYSINNPPFNYTSPVASKYFSSVFTALGLTSNLIAFIALLKSFRRTQSRSRSFFLIFLGGLVVTDFMGLLVTGSIVISFHLTGFDWRKLDPNCHFCNFMGMSMVFYGLCPLLLGAAMAVERFMGINCPFARSTSMPKCRTVSMVLMVWLIAGCISLLPLTGVGSYHMQIPGSWCFFNISAEGNDMAFSLLFSLVGLTSIAVSFLLNTVSVVTLIKVCCGQDRTQRRRDHEVEMLIQLILIMVIASICWCPLLIHTLMCVVTGDRVGTETVLFSIRLATCNQIFDPWIYIMCKVSRLRSLSHKLCYPEAGSKSDTYCYGYASQPGTRSWTRGYTSCFAGQYLRESTPVSTCIGTPS; encoded by the exons ATGGATTTCTCGACCCCGCCTCTCTCCAACTACACCCCGGTCTGCTACTCCATCAACAACCCTCCATTCAATTATACGTCCCCAGTCGCCTCAAAATACTTCTCATCCGTCTTTACCGCTCTGGGTCTTACCTCCAATCTCATCGCCTTCATTGCTCTCCTCAAGTCCTTTCGTCGGACGCAAAGCCGCTCACGCTCCTTCTTCCTGATTTTCCTTGGTGGCCTGGTGGTCACTGACTTCATGGGTCTTCTGGTCACAGGCTCCATTGTGATCTCCTTCCATCTCACAGGTTTTGATTGGCGCAAGTTAGATCCAAACTGCCACTTCTGCAACTTCATGGGAATGTCTATGGTCTTCTATGGGCTTTGTCCACTGCTGCTTGGTGCCGCCATGGCCGTGGAACGCTTCATGGGCATCAACTGTCCATTTGCACGCTCCACCAGCATGCCCAAGTGCCGGACAGTCTccatggtgctgatggtgtggTTGATCGCCGGCTGCATATCTCTGCTGCCCCTAACCGGCGTTGGAAGCTATCACATGCAGATACCCGGCTCCTGGTGCTTCTTCAACATCAGCGCTGAGGGAAACGACATGgccttctccctcctcttctccctggTCGGGCTGACGAGCATCGCTGTGTCATTTTTGCTGAACACAGTGAGCGTGGTGACCCTGATCAAGGTGTGCTGTGGCCAGGACAGGACACAGCGCCGCCGAGATCATGAAGTGGAGATGTTGATTCAGCTCATCCTCATCATGGTCATCGCTTCTATCTGCTGGTGCCCCCTACTG ATACATACACTGATGTGCGTGGTGACTGGTGATCGCGTAGGAACTGAAACTGTTTTGTTCAGCATACGACTGGCCACCTGCAATCAGATATTTGACCCCTGGATATACATCATGTGTAAAGTTTCCCGGCTAAG GTCTTTATCGCACAAACTGTGCTATCCAGAAGCCGGCTCCAAATCAGATACCTACTGCTATGGATACGCTTCGCAACCTGGAACCAGATCCTGGACCCGTGGGTATACATCCTGTTTCGCAGGGCAGTACTTAAGAGAATCTACCCCCGTTTCGACATGCATCGGGACTCCATCATGA